The Bacillaceae bacterium S4-13-56 region AAAAAAATACATGAGTAATGTAGAACACATAGTGGATCTTGGATGTGGGACTGGGGAAATAGCTATTCGATTGGCTAAGCATGGATATAGAGTAACAGGAGTAGATCTATCTGAAGAAATGTTGACCCTGGCTCAGCAAAAGTCCTATTCTATAGATAATCCCCAATGGATATGTCAGGATATTCGAAAGTTAGAGGGCTTTAAGGAAGTCCCTTTGATTGTGTCTTATTGTGATGTCTTGAACTATATCCTGGAGGAAGATGAGTTGGAAGAGGTTTTTCAAAAGGTGTATCAATCCCTTAACGAAAAAGGACTTTTTATTTTCGATATCCATTCTCCTTACTATGTGCAACATGTTTTAAGGAACCAAACCTTTACACAAATTGATGATGAAGTATCTTTTGTTTGGCTTTGTGAGGAAGGATTACGTCCTCTTGAGGTCA contains the following coding sequences:
- a CDS encoding methyltransferase domain-containing protein, yielding MSYQQFALIYDELMEDAPYADWVKITQFFIKKYMSNVEHIVDLGCGTGEIAIRLAKHGYRVTGVDLSEEMLTLAQQKSYSIDNPQWICQDIRKLEGFKEVPLIVSYCDVLNYILEEDELEEVFQKVYQSLNEKGLFIFDIHSPYYVQHVLRNQTFTQIDDEVSFVWLCEEGLRPLEVIHDLTFFVQSNQYRTLYERYDEQHVQKTYPLSTYEGLLKKTGFHILDVFGDFIEGQEPGEEDHRIFFVCQK